The Lagenorhynchus albirostris chromosome 6, mLagAlb1.1, whole genome shotgun sequence genome includes a window with the following:
- the DES gene encoding desmin yields MSQAYSSSQRVSSYRRTFGGAPGFPLGSPLSSPVFPRAGFGTKGSSSSVTSRVYQVSRTSGGAGGLGSLRASRLGATRAPSSYGAGELLDFSLADAVNQEFLTTRTNEKVELQELNDRFANYIEKVRFLEQQNAALAAEVNRLKGREPTRVAEIYEEELRELRRQVEVLTNQRARVDVERDNLLDDLQRLKAKMQEEIQLKEEAENNLAAFRADVDAATLARIDLERRIESLNEEIAFLKKVHEEEIRELQAQLQEQQVQVEVDMSKPDLTAALRDIRAQYETIAAKNISEAEEWYKSKVSDLTQAANKNNDALRQAKQEMMEYRHQIQSYTCEIDALKGTNDSLMRQMRELEERFASEAGGYQDNIARLEEEIRHLKDEMARHLREYQDLLNVKMALDVEIATYRKLLEGEESRINLPIQTFSALNFRETSPEQRGSEVHTKKTVMIKTIETRDGEVVSEATQQQHEVL; encoded by the exons CGTGCGGGCTTCGGCACCAAGGGCTCCTCGAGCTCGGTGACATCCCGCGTGTACCAGGTGTCGCGCACgtcgggcggggccgggggcctgggGTCGCTGCGGGCCAGCCGGCTGGGGGCAACCCGCGCGCCCTCCTCCTACGGCGCGGGCGAGCTGCTGGACTTCTCGCTGGCCGACGCCGTGAACCAGGAGTTCCTGACCACGCGCACCAACGAGAAGGTGGAGCTTCAGGAGCTCAACGATCGCTTCGCCAACTACATAGAGAAGGTGCGCTTCCTGGAGCAGCAGAACGCGGCGCTCGCTGCCGAGGTGAACCGGCTCAAGGGCCGGGAGCCGACGCGGGTGGCCGAGATCTACGAGGAGGAGCTGCGCGAGCTGCGGCGCCAGGTGGAGGTGCTCACCAACCAGCGCGCCCGCGTCGACGTCGAGCGGGACAACCTGCTGGACGACCTGCAGCGGCTCAAGGCCAA GATGCAAGAGGAAATTCAGCTGAAAGAAGAAGCGGAGAACAATTTGGCTGCCTTCCGAGCG GATGTGGATGCAGCCACTCTAGCTCGAATTGACCTGGAGCGCAGGATCGAATCTCTCAACGAGGAAATTGCGTTCCTTAAGAAAGTGCACGAAGAG GAGATCCGTGAGCTGCAAGCCCAGCTTCAGGAACAGCAGGTCCAGGTGGAGGTGGACATGTCCAAGCCAGACCTCACGGCTGCCCTCAGGGACATCCGGGCTCAGTATGAGACCATCGCGGCTAAGAACATCTCGGAAGCCGAGGAGTGGTACAAGTCAAAG GTGTCTGACCTGACCCAGGCAGCCAACAAGAACAATGATGCGCTGCGCCAGGCCAAACAGGAGATGATGGAGTATCGCCACCAGATCCAGTCCTACACTTGCGAGATCGACGCCCTCAAGGGCACT AACGACTCGCTGATGAGGCAGATGCGGGAGCTGGAGGAACGCTTTGCTAGCGAGGCTGGCGGCTACCAGGACAACATCGCACGCCTGGAGGAGGAGATCCGACACCTCAAGGATGAGATGGCCCGCCACCTGCGCGAGTACCAGGACCTGCTCAATGTAAAGATGGCCTTGGACGTGGAGATTGCCACCTACCGGAAGCTGCTGGAGGGCGAGGAGAGCCG GATCAACCTCCCTATCCAGACCTTCTCTGCCCTCAACTTCCGAG AAACAAGCCCCGAGCAAAGGGGTTCTGAGGTCCATACCAAGAAGACAGTGATGATCAAGACCATTGAGACCCGGGACGGGGAG gtCGTCAGTGAGGCCACACAGCAGCAACACGAGGTGCTCTAA